A DNA window from Flammeovirga agarivorans contains the following coding sequences:
- the topA gene encoding type I DNA topoisomerase, giving the protein MTKNLLIVESPAKAKTIEKYLGEGYTVRSSYGHVRDLKKGNDAIDVEHNFSPQYEVSPDKKDVIRELKKLTKEAETVWLATDDDREGEAISWHLQETLKLENKETKRIVFREITKTAIQTAIKSPRTIDYDLVNAQQARRILDRLVGFELSPVLWKKIQRGLSAGRVQSVAARLVVEREREIESFKAKDFFKVVASFDLGNGKSLEAELSTKFNSKEDAESFLNDCIGADFSISDIKTKPGKKTPAPPFTTSTLQQEASRKLGYSVASTMSLAQRLYEAGHITYMRTDSLNLSNEAIASATEEIARVYGNDFVQERHFKTSNKGAQEAHEAIRPTNFKNHKLKLDDNREARLYDLIWKRAVASQMADAKLERTTAEITTAKRAEKFVARGEVVKFEGFLKAYIESNDDDHDEDEETKGMLPPLNVNQAMPLNEINATQRFSRPPARYTEASLVKTLEEKGIGRPSTYAPTISTIQRREYVIKEARDGKERNYTKLVLADNKIQEKSLTETYGSEKGKLFPTNMGMVVNDFLVKHFPKVVDYSFTANVEEQFDEIAHGNLEWQNMLNTFYKPFHENVIETEENADRAEAHAERVLGTDPQTGKPVITRLGRFGPIVQIGDQEDEEKKFASLRKGQYLESITLEDALELFKLPRTLGKFEDKVVVAAIGRFGPYIRHDGKFVSLGKEYAPETVELETAIELIKAKREADAKKLIKTFEEEEDLQLLNGRWGAYIKYGKQNVKIPKELKEKAEELTYEEVKKIIEEAPAPKAKGKAAAKKEPAKKAPAKKTAAKKTTAKKKTTTKK; this is encoded by the coding sequence ATGACAAAGAATTTATTAATTGTCGAGTCACCTGCGAAAGCCAAGACAATTGAAAAATATTTAGGAGAAGGATATACAGTAAGGTCAAGTTACGGACATGTCAGAGACCTTAAGAAAGGTAATGATGCCATTGATGTTGAACATAACTTCTCACCACAGTATGAAGTATCTCCCGACAAGAAAGATGTCATTAGAGAACTAAAGAAATTAACTAAGGAAGCTGAAACAGTTTGGTTAGCTACCGATGATGACCGTGAAGGTGAAGCTATTTCTTGGCACTTACAAGAAACCTTAAAGCTGGAAAATAAAGAGACTAAGCGTATTGTTTTTAGAGAGATTACTAAAACAGCAATACAAACTGCAATCAAATCTCCAAGAACTATTGATTATGATTTAGTCAATGCCCAACAGGCTAGACGTATCTTAGATCGATTGGTAGGATTTGAATTATCTCCTGTATTATGGAAAAAAATACAAAGAGGACTTTCTGCAGGTCGTGTACAAAGTGTAGCGGCAAGATTAGTCGTTGAAAGGGAAAGAGAAATCGAATCCTTTAAAGCAAAAGACTTTTTTAAAGTTGTAGCAAGTTTTGATTTAGGCAATGGAAAATCACTTGAAGCAGAATTGTCGACAAAGTTCAATTCTAAAGAAGATGCTGAATCATTTTTAAATGATTGTATAGGAGCTGATTTTTCAATTTCAGATATAAAAACAAAGCCAGGAAAGAAAACTCCTGCGCCTCCTTTTACTACTTCTACCTTACAACAGGAAGCAAGTAGAAAATTAGGATATTCGGTTGCTTCAACAATGTCATTAGCTCAACGATTGTATGAAGCAGGTCATATCACCTACATGCGTACCGACTCATTGAACTTATCAAATGAGGCTATTGCTTCGGCAACTGAGGAGATTGCTAGAGTGTATGGAAATGATTTTGTTCAAGAGCGTCATTTTAAAACATCAAATAAGGGGGCTCAGGAAGCCCATGAGGCAATTAGACCTACAAACTTTAAGAATCATAAACTAAAGCTTGATGATAACCGTGAGGCTAGGTTATATGACCTTATTTGGAAAAGGGCTGTTGCTTCTCAAATGGCTGATGCAAAACTTGAAAGAACTACTGCTGAAATCACTACAGCTAAACGCGCTGAGAAATTTGTTGCTAGAGGAGAGGTAGTGAAGTTTGAAGGTTTCTTGAAAGCATATATTGAGTCTAATGATGATGATCATGATGAAGATGAGGAAACTAAAGGTATGTTACCTCCTTTGAATGTGAATCAAGCAATGCCATTAAATGAAATCAATGCTACACAAAGATTCTCTAGACCACCTGCAAGGTATACCGAAGCTAGTTTAGTGAAAACTTTGGAAGAAAAAGGTATTGGTAGACCATCTACTTATGCACCTACTATTTCTACTATTCAGAGAAGAGAGTATGTGATAAAAGAAGCTAGAGATGGTAAAGAAAGAAATTATACAAAGCTTGTTTTAGCTGATAATAAAATTCAAGAAAAATCATTGACAGAAACTTATGGTTCTGAAAAAGGTAAGCTATTCCCAACAAACATGGGTATGGTAGTAAATGATTTTCTTGTAAAGCATTTCCCTAAAGTCGTTGATTATTCTTTTACAGCTAATGTTGAAGAACAATTCGATGAAATTGCACATGGTAATTTAGAGTGGCAAAATATGTTGAATACGTTCTACAAGCCATTCCATGAAAATGTAATTGAAACTGAAGAAAATGCAGATAGAGCAGAAGCTCACGCTGAGAGGGTATTAGGAACGGATCCTCAAACAGGTAAGCCAGTCATTACTAGATTAGGTCGTTTTGGTCCTATTGTTCAAATAGGAGATCAAGAAGATGAAGAGAAGAAATTTGCTTCTTTAAGAAAAGGGCAATATTTAGAATCGATTACTCTTGAAGATGCTCTAGAATTATTCAAACTACCAAGAACTCTTGGTAAATTCGAAGATAAAGTAGTTGTAGCAGCCATTGGTCGTTTTGGCCCATATATTAGACATGATGGTAAATTTGTTTCTTTAGGGAAAGAATACGCTCCAGAAACAGTTGAATTAGAAACAGCTATCGAATTAATTAAGGCAAAACGAGAAGCGGATGCCAAAAAATTAATTAAAACTTTTGAGGAAGAGGAAGATCTACAATTACTAAATGGTAGATGGGGTGCTTACATAAAATACGGTAAGCAAAACGTAAAAATTCCAAAAGAGTTAAAAGAAAAAGCGGAAGAGTTAACTTATGAGGAAGTTAAGAAAATCATAGAGGAAGCTCCAGCACCTAAAGCTAAGGGTAAAGCAGCTGCTAAGAAAGAACCTGCTAAAAAAGCTCCAGCTAAAAAGACTGCCGCTAAGAAAACAACAGCAAAGAAGAAGACTACAACTAAAAAGTAG
- the sucC gene encoding ADP-forming succinate--CoA ligase subunit beta: MNIHEYQAKSILKEYGVKVPAGYVADTPEQAVEAAKKLTEETGTNFWVVKAQIHAGGRGKGGGVKVAKSMDEVKTLSEQIIGMQLVTPQTGPEGKKVNKIMIQQDVYYPGESEIKEYYISVLLNRATGKNMIMYSTEGGMDIEEVAEKTPELIFKEEIDPAVGIQGFQARRIAFNLGTSGKSFKEMVKFVTALYNAYVDTDSEMFEINPVFKTSDDQVMAVDAKVGIDDNALYRHKNIAEMRDVTEEDPTEVEAGGSGLNYVKLDGNVGCMVNGAGLAMATMDMIKLSGGDPANFLDVGGGANATTVEAGFRIILKDPNVKAILINVFGGIVRCDRVANGVVEAYKNIGDINVPIIVRLQGTNAEEGAKIIDESGLKVVSAITLSEAAEKVKAALA, from the coding sequence ATGAATATTCACGAATACCAAGCGAAAAGCATCCTTAAGGAGTACGGAGTAAAAGTTCCTGCAGGTTATGTAGCAGACACTCCAGAACAAGCAGTTGAAGCTGCAAAAAAACTTACTGAAGAAACAGGAACAAACTTTTGGGTTGTAAAAGCTCAAATTCATGCAGGCGGCCGTGGTAAAGGCGGTGGAGTAAAAGTTGCTAAGAGCATGGACGAGGTGAAAACTCTTTCAGAGCAAATCATCGGAATGCAATTAGTTACTCCTCAAACAGGTCCTGAGGGTAAGAAAGTAAACAAGATCATGATTCAACAAGATGTTTACTACCCAGGTGAATCAGAAATTAAAGAATACTATATCTCTGTATTATTAAACAGAGCTACAGGTAAAAATATGATCATGTACTCTACTGAGGGTGGTATGGACATTGAGGAAGTTGCTGAGAAAACTCCAGAACTTATCTTCAAAGAAGAAATCGATCCAGCAGTAGGTATTCAAGGTTTCCAAGCAAGAAGAATTGCTTTCAACTTAGGAACTTCAGGTAAGTCATTCAAAGAGATGGTGAAATTCGTTACTGCTCTTTACAATGCTTACGTTGATACTGATTCTGAAATGTTTGAAATCAACCCTGTGTTCAAAACTTCAGATGATCAAGTTATGGCTGTTGACGCTAAAGTAGGTATCGATGATAACGCTTTATACCGTCATAAGAACATTGCAGAAATGCGTGACGTAACTGAGGAAGATCCTACAGAAGTTGAAGCTGGTGGATCTGGTTTGAACTATGTAAAATTAGACGGTAACGTAGGCTGTATGGTAAACGGTGCTGGTCTAGCAATGGCAACTATGGATATGATTAAACTTTCAGGTGGTGATCCTGCTAACTTCCTTGATGTTGGAGGTGGAGCAAACGCTACTACTGTAGAAGCTGGTTTCCGTATCATCCTTAAAGATCCTAACGTAAAAGCTATCCTTATCAATGTATTTGGTGGTATCGTACGTTGTGATAGAGTTGCAAACGGTGTTGTTGAAGCTTACAAAAACATTGGTGATATCAATGTGCCAATTATTGTACGTCTTCAAGGTACTAACGCTGAAGAAGGAGCAAAAATTATTGATGAGTCTGGTCTTAAAGTAGTATCTGCAATTACATTGTCTGAGGCTGCTGAAAAAGTAAAGGCTGCATTAGCTTAA
- the lpxK gene encoding tetraacyldisaccharide 4'-kinase produces MNFLLKPLSVIYDAITYQRNKSYDNNASKTFNFDLPIISVGNLSVGGTGKTPFVEFLIQYYSENKKVGVLSRGYGRKTKGPIRAHESSTAKEIGDEPMQYHSKYDDVEVVVSEQRVMGVPFFENTELIILDDAYQHRAIGRNVNIMLSDSSKPFFQDHVLPYGRLRERREGAERAQIIIFTKVDEESFDQSNREEFISQSKKYSKGNVFFTSIYYGEPYSLHNQKKVNLPDEVILLTSIANPNPLIREVEKYSSISKHYKFRDHYSFTEKTIERIENELPKGSTVVITEKDAVKLKDITTKSELKFIVMPILPKVLFDQEDELFHCINSLLN; encoded by the coding sequence ATGAATTTTCTATTGAAACCCTTATCTGTGATATATGATGCTATAACTTATCAAAGAAATAAGTCTTATGATAATAATGCATCAAAAACATTCAATTTTGATTTGCCAATTATTTCTGTTGGAAATTTATCTGTAGGAGGTACTGGTAAAACACCTTTTGTAGAGTTTCTAATTCAGTATTATTCAGAAAATAAGAAAGTAGGAGTCCTGAGTCGTGGTTATGGCCGTAAAACGAAAGGGCCCATAAGAGCCCATGAGAGCTCTACTGCAAAAGAAATTGGAGATGAGCCGATGCAATATCATTCTAAATACGATGATGTTGAAGTTGTAGTTTCTGAACAAAGAGTAATGGGTGTTCCCTTTTTTGAAAACACAGAATTAATTATTCTTGATGATGCCTACCAACATAGGGCAATAGGAAGAAATGTGAATATTATGCTCTCTGATTCTAGTAAGCCATTTTTTCAAGATCATGTTCTTCCTTATGGAAGATTAAGGGAAAGAAGAGAAGGTGCAGAAAGAGCTCAGATCATCATTTTCACTAAGGTAGATGAGGAGAGTTTTGATCAATCTAATAGAGAAGAGTTTATTTCTCAATCAAAGAAATACTCAAAAGGGAATGTTTTCTTTACTTCAATCTATTATGGTGAACCATACAGTCTACATAATCAGAAGAAAGTAAATTTGCCGGATGAAGTGATTTTATTGACGAGTATTGCAAATCCAAACCCACTAATTAGAGAAGTTGAAAAATATTCAAGTATTAGTAAGCATTATAAATTTAGAGATCATTATTCATTTACTGAGAAAACAATAGAGAGAATCGAGAATGAGTTACCTAAAGGTTCAACAGTTGTGATCACAGAAAAAGATGCAGTAAAATTAAAAGACATCACAACAAAATCAGAATTGAAATTTATTGTGATGCCTATCTTACCAAAGGTTCTATTTGATCAAGAAGATGAATTATTTCATTGTATTAACTCCTTGCTCAACTAA
- a CDS encoding arginine-tRNA-protein transferase, translating into MSIILEEFTKSWVSPSQYDYLLENGWRHFGENFFRYNINIYNNEICNVLPLRVRIENFHLTKSQRKILRRNKNFNYKIQKVNIDEEAEQLFSIHKEKFVDNVPNSIFDFLSEKNPTNVPTSVYEIRITDQEKTIAISYFAIGAEAISSIYGMFHPDYAKYSLGILTMLLEIKFTKSNNLLFYYHGYCYDVPSFYDYKKKFSNLEYYQWDNNKWEPYLVEQGVNTMK; encoded by the coding sequence ATGAGCATCATACTCGAAGAATTTACAAAATCTTGGGTCTCTCCATCACAATATGATTATTTATTAGAAAATGGATGGAGACATTTTGGTGAGAATTTTTTTAGATATAACATAAACATATATAACAATGAAATTTGTAATGTTCTTCCTCTTAGAGTTAGAATTGAAAATTTTCATTTAACGAAATCGCAACGTAAAATATTAAGACGTAATAAAAATTTCAATTACAAAATTCAGAAGGTAAACATAGATGAAGAAGCAGAACAATTGTTTTCTATTCATAAAGAAAAATTCGTAGACAATGTCCCGAATTCAATTTTTGACTTCTTGTCGGAGAAGAATCCTACTAATGTACCTACTTCTGTTTATGAGATAAGAATTACTGATCAAGAAAAAACAATTGCAATTAGTTACTTTGCTATTGGTGCTGAGGCAATTTCTTCCATTTATGGAATGTTTCATCCAGATTATGCAAAATATAGTCTAGGTATTCTCACTATGTTATTAGAAATAAAATTCACTAAAAGTAACAACCTATTATTTTATTATCATGGCTATTGTTATGACGTCCCCTCCTTTTATGACTACAAAAAGAAATTTTCTAATCTAGAATATTATCAATGGGATAATAATAAATGGGAACCCTATTTAGTTGAGCAAGGAGTTAATACAATGAAATAA
- a CDS encoding 4Fe-4S dicluster domain-containing protein produces the protein MDQKKGANSTYFGNISEAVKTSLHGLKLSMDHLKDSLKNQRRDDTTASDDKYFNHENSIVTLKYPEEVLPVPDNGRYKLDLEIDDCIVCDKCAKICPVDCIEIDPILSTDVIGETSDGTPRRIYAAKFDIDMAKCMFCGLCTYVCPTECLTMTKSYDFSELDMRSLTYGFANMSEEEVTEKKELFNKEQERKKAAKMEAAKKVVEEPKAEPTTAKKAAKPKFKPRVIKK, from the coding sequence ATGGACCAAAAAAAAGGAGCAAATAGTACATACTTTGGAAATATATCTGAAGCAGTCAAAACATCACTTCATGGATTAAAGCTATCAATGGATCACCTAAAAGATTCATTAAAAAATCAGAGAAGAGATGATACTACGGCTTCTGATGATAAATATTTTAATCACGAAAACTCTATCGTTACTTTAAAATATCCTGAAGAAGTTCTTCCTGTACCAGACAATGGAAGATATAAACTGGATCTTGAAATTGATGATTGTATTGTATGTGATAAATGTGCAAAAATTTGCCCTGTTGATTGTATCGAAATCGATCCAATACTAAGTACTGATGTTATAGGAGAAACATCTGATGGTACTCCAAGACGTATCTATGCTGCTAAGTTTGATATAGATATGGCAAAATGTATGTTTTGCGGATTATGTACTTACGTTTGTCCTACAGAATGTCTAACCATGACTAAATCATATGATTTTAGTGAATTAGACATGAGAAGCCTTACTTATGGTTTCGCAAATATGTCTGAGGAAGAAGTGACAGAGAAAAAAGAGCTTTTCAATAAAGAACAAGAAAGAAAGAAAGCTGCTAAAATGGAAGCAGCAAAAAAAGTTGTTGAAGAGCCTAAGGCTGAACCTACAACTGCAAAAAAAGCAGCTAAGCCGAAATTTAAACCAAGAGTAATTAAAAAATAA
- a CDS encoding NADH-quinone oxidoreductase subunit J family protein gives MELILFYLFIAVIFITSVALFISKNVIHNAAFLLLSLLSVAGLFVLSASDFLAITQVMIYIGGVLVLLLFGVMYTKNTKDNSVSIGSKRIMPGLFLGLISFGTLTYAILQENIDQDYTIPDRSVVEALGVEFMTKYIFGFELTAILLLVVLIGAVFVAGKTPKNLEEN, from the coding sequence ATGGAGTTAATTTTATTCTACTTATTTATTGCTGTCATTTTTATCACAAGTGTAGCACTTTTTATCTCAAAAAATGTGATTCATAATGCAGCATTTCTATTGTTATCATTGTTAAGTGTAGCCGGATTATTTGTCCTATCAGCTTCAGATTTCCTTGCTATTACTCAAGTAATGATCTACATAGGTGGTGTATTGGTGCTCTTACTTTTTGGAGTGATGTATACAAAAAACACAAAAGACAATAGTGTTTCAATTGGTTCGAAAAGGATCATGCCTGGATTGTTTTTAGGGTTAATCTCTTTTGGTACTTTAACCTATGCAATTCTTCAAGAGAACATTGATCAAGATTATACTATCCCTGATAGGTCAGTAGTAGAAGCTCTGGGTGTTGAGTTTATGACCAAGTATATTTTCGGATTTGAATTAACAGCTATCTTGTTGTTGGTGGTATTGATAGGTGCTGTTTTTGTGGCTGGTAAAACTCCTAAAAACTTAGAAGAAAATTAA
- the greA gene encoding transcription elongation factor GreA, whose product MSKTTFYTSEGLKKLTDELNELKTKGRSDIARQIAEATDKGDLSENAEYDAAKDAQGHLEAKIAELTNLVANARVIDESKLDTSKVGILSKVTIKAPNGTTMTYTLVSAKEANVRQNKISVDSPIAQGLMGKKLGDIAEVQTPRGIMKFEIMDISL is encoded by the coding sequence ATGTCTAAGACAACATTTTATACTAGTGAAGGCCTAAAAAAATTGACTGATGAACTAAATGAATTAAAGACTAAAGGAAGATCAGATATTGCAAGACAAATTGCAGAAGCTACAGATAAAGGTGATTTAAGTGAGAACGCAGAATATGATGCAGCTAAAGATGCCCAAGGTCACTTAGAAGCCAAAATTGCTGAGTTAACTAATTTAGTAGCAAATGCTAGAGTTATTGATGAGTCAAAGCTTGATACTTCAAAAGTAGGTATTTTATCAAAGGTTACAATCAAGGCTCCAAACGGGACAACTATGACTTACACTTTGGTTTCTGCAAAAGAGGCTAATGTCAGACAAAACAAAATCTCTGTAGATTCACCTATCGCTCAAGGTTTAATGGGTAAAAAATTAGGGGATATCGCAGAAGTTCAAACACCAAGAGGAATCATGAAATTTGAAATTATGGATATCTCACTATAA
- the purU gene encoding formyltetrahydrofolate deformylase, whose translation MANTAILLMHCPDQKGIISYTTQFIHENQGNIVYLDQYVDREENRFYMRIEFDLDSFLIPKEKIKDYFSTLLAQKYNMTFKLYFSDQKPRMALFVTKMSHCLYDILSRADSGELQVDIPLIVSNHETLKKVADKFNIPFYHFEMNKANKAEQEEKQIQLMGELNIDFIVLARYMQILSSDFIEHFPDRIINIHHSFLPAFVGAKPYHAAHERGVKIIGATSHYVTSDLDAGPIIEQDVAKVSHKDTVKELIRKGKDLEKIVLSRALYKHVNRKLLTYKNKTIIFD comes from the coding sequence ATGGCAAATACTGCAATTTTATTAATGCACTGCCCTGACCAAAAGGGCATCATTTCATATACAACACAATTTATCCATGAAAATCAGGGTAATATTGTTTATTTAGATCAGTACGTAGATAGAGAAGAAAATAGATTTTATATGAGAATTGAATTCGACTTGGATTCATTTCTAATTCCTAAAGAAAAAATTAAAGACTACTTTTCAACTCTATTGGCTCAAAAATATAATATGACCTTCAAGTTGTATTTTAGTGATCAAAAACCTAGAATGGCTCTTTTTGTGACTAAAATGTCTCACTGTTTATATGATATTTTATCAAGAGCTGATTCTGGAGAATTACAAGTTGATATCCCATTAATTGTCAGTAATCATGAAACTTTAAAAAAGGTAGCTGATAAATTTAATATCCCGTTTTACCACTTTGAAATGAACAAAGCAAACAAAGCGGAACAAGAGGAAAAGCAAATCCAATTAATGGGAGAATTAAATATAGATTTCATAGTATTAGCAAGATACATGCAAATTTTATCTTCAGACTTTATTGAGCATTTCCCCGACAGAATTATCAATATACACCATTCTTTCTTACCTGCATTTGTTGGAGCTAAACCATACCATGCCGCGCATGAAAGAGGTGTTAAGATCATAGGTGCTACTTCACATTATGTAACTTCAGACCTAGATGCAGGTCCAATTATTGAGCAAGACGTTGCTAAAGTTAGTCATAAAGACACTGTCAAAGAATTGATCAGGAAAGGTAAAGACTTAGAAAAGATTGTATTATCCAGAGCATTATACAAACATGTCAATCGTAAACTACTGACATATAAAAATAAGACAATCATTTTTGATTAA
- a CDS encoding GH3 auxin-responsive promoter family protein has product MELLSSAFSWFSKRRMHQIEYFMSHPIEVQENLFKDLVSSAKNTEYGKRYNFSSVNNISTFNNYVPVSTYEDLSDDIERMMKGEQNILWPTKINQFSKSSGTTNARSKFIPVSKEALEDCHYKAGKDLMTLYINNYPNTKMMFGKSLGIGGSYQKSNYNENTISGDVSAIIMKNLPFWAEFMRAPEIEVALMDEWESKIEKIAETTIDKNITSIAGVPTWTLVLIERILEKTGKKTLHEVWPNLEVFFHGAVAFGPYRKTFKNLIGNPEMNFMDVYNASEGFFGIQDTTNDDEMLLLLDYGVFYEFIPMDEFGKEQPKVVQLADVEIGKNYAIVISTNAGLWRYLIGDTVRFTSKFPYRIKISGRTKHFINAFGEEVVIENAEEAIKAACLQTGAEVRNFTAAPVYLESGKKGGHEWAIEFKIQPNDSSVFIQVLDDTLRSVNSDYDAKRYKDIALVAPKVHFLEQKSFYNWMKGRGKLGGQNKVPRLANHREYIDSLLSSLK; this is encoded by the coding sequence ATGGAATTACTATCATCTGCCTTTAGTTGGTTCTCTAAGAGACGAATGCATCAAATTGAGTATTTCATGTCTCATCCAATTGAAGTGCAAGAAAATTTATTTAAAGATTTAGTATCCAGTGCAAAGAACACTGAGTATGGAAAAAGATATAATTTCTCATCCGTAAATAATATTTCTACTTTCAACAATTACGTTCCAGTTTCAACTTATGAAGATCTTTCCGATGATATCGAAAGAATGATGAAAGGTGAACAGAACATCCTTTGGCCAACGAAAATTAATCAATTTTCTAAATCCTCAGGTACTACAAATGCTAGAAGTAAGTTTATTCCTGTTTCGAAAGAAGCATTAGAAGATTGCCATTACAAAGCTGGTAAGGATCTTATGACACTTTACATCAACAATTACCCAAACACTAAAATGATGTTCGGTAAGAGTTTAGGTATTGGTGGATCCTATCAGAAAAGTAATTACAATGAAAATACTATCAGTGGTGATGTATCGGCAATTATCATGAAGAACCTTCCCTTTTGGGCGGAGTTCATGAGAGCACCAGAAATTGAAGTTGCTTTGATGGATGAGTGGGAAAGTAAGATTGAAAAAATTGCAGAAACTACTATTGATAAGAACATCACAAGTATAGCCGGTGTACCCACTTGGACCTTAGTTCTTATTGAAAGAATTTTAGAGAAAACAGGTAAGAAAACTCTTCATGAGGTATGGCCTAATCTTGAAGTTTTCTTTCATGGTGCTGTTGCATTTGGCCCATATCGTAAGACATTTAAAAATCTCATTGGTAATCCAGAAATGAATTTCATGGACGTCTATAACGCTTCTGAAGGTTTCTTTGGAATTCAAGACACTACCAATGATGACGAAATGCTTTTACTATTGGATTATGGTGTTTTTTATGAGTTTATCCCAATGGATGAGTTCGGCAAAGAACAACCCAAAGTAGTTCAATTAGCAGATGTAGAAATTGGTAAAAACTATGCGATCGTCATCTCTACCAATGCAGGACTTTGGAGATATTTAATTGGAGATACAGTACGTTTTACTTCTAAGTTCCCTTACAGAATCAAAATCTCAGGTAGGACAAAACACTTTATCAATGCATTTGGAGAAGAAGTAGTTATTGAAAATGCAGAGGAAGCAATAAAGGCTGCTTGTCTTCAGACAGGTGCTGAAGTTCGGAATTTTACTGCAGCTCCCGTTTATTTGGAAAGTGGAAAAAAAGGCGGTCATGAATGGGCAATAGAATTTAAAATTCAACCGAATGATTCATCCGTTTTCATTCAAGTTCTTGATGATACTTTACGAAGTGTCAACTCAGATTATGATGCCAAACGTTATAAAGATATTGCACTAGTGGCTCCAAAAGTCCACTTTTTAGAGCAAAAATCTTTTTATAACTGGATGAAAGGAAGAGGAAAGTTGGGCGGTCAGAATAAAGTTCCTAGATTGGCAAATCATCGGGAGTATATTGATTCATTATTATCTTCCTTGAAATAA
- the lptB gene encoding LPS export ABC transporter ATP-binding protein: MVLKADNLIKQYGKRTVVNDVSIQVEQGEIVGLLGPNGAGKTTCFYMIVGLIKPNNGEIHLDSENITSLPMFKRAKKGVGYLAQEPSVFRGLTVEENIMLPLEMEKISKDEKKKRVDGLLEEFSLTHVRDNLGMSLSGGERRRTEIARTLATNPSFVLLDEPFAGVDPIAVEEIQRIVYNLKKKNIGILITDHNVTETLSITDRVYILQSGVVFRDGTPEQLINDPEVRKAYFGEYAEYKKKDFSE, from the coding sequence ATGGTACTAAAGGCAGATAATTTAATCAAGCAGTACGGTAAACGTACAGTTGTAAATGATGTTTCTATTCAAGTTGAGCAAGGAGAAATTGTTGGTTTATTAGGACCGAACGGAGCAGGTAAAACTACTTGTTTCTATATGATCGTTGGTCTGATTAAGCCTAATAATGGAGAAATTCATCTTGATAGTGAAAATATCACAAGCCTTCCTATGTTTAAAAGAGCAAAAAAAGGTGTTGGATATTTAGCTCAGGAGCCTTCAGTATTTAGAGGATTAACAGTTGAAGAAAATATCATGCTTCCTTTAGAAATGGAAAAAATTTCTAAAGATGAGAAAAAGAAGCGTGTGGATGGATTATTAGAAGAATTCTCATTAACTCATGTTCGTGACAACCTTGGTATGTCACTATCAGGTGGTGAAAGAAGAAGAACTGAGATTGCAAGAACACTTGCTACTAACCCTAGTTTTGTACTATTAGATGAACCTTTCGCAGGTGTTGACCCTATTGCCGTTGAAGAAATCCAACGAATAGTATATAATTTAAAAAAGAAAAATATTGGTATTCTAATCACTGACCACAACGTAACAGAAACACTATCAATTACTGATAGAGTTTATATCTTACAAAGTGGAGTTGTATTCAGAGACGGTACACCAGAGCAATTGATCAATGATCCCGAAGTACGTAAAGCCTACTTTGGTGAATACGCTGAGTATAAAAAGAAAGATTTCTCTGAGTAA